One genomic window of Bacillus mycoides includes the following:
- a CDS encoding polyphosphate kinase 2 family protein, whose product MEKEHLAKVDLTKRIDSKSKYNKKLEKYQMRLLALQQILKEEKIAVMLVMEGWDAAGKGGAIKRVTEHLDPRGFQVNPIGAPAPHEKRYHYLQRFWRKLPQYGQITIFDRSWYGRVLVERVEGFATKEEWTRAYGEINDFEKLLTDDHYIIGKFFYHISKDEQLKRFTERENNPLKRWKITDEDWRNREKWDEYVEAMEDMFENTNKPNAKWHIIASNDKLYARLKTLKVIISLIEDYFLEHNIELPSYYYEIKEGKKKETESMQDVGVK is encoded by the coding sequence ATGGAAAAAGAGCATCTTGCTAAAGTAGATTTAACGAAAAGAATTGATTCGAAATCTAAGTACAATAAGAAACTTGAAAAATATCAAATGCGCTTATTGGCACTACAGCAAATTTTAAAAGAAGAAAAAATAGCTGTTATGCTTGTTATGGAAGGTTGGGATGCAGCAGGTAAAGGCGGAGCGATTAAGCGAGTGACTGAACATCTTGATCCGCGTGGATTCCAAGTAAATCCAATTGGTGCGCCTGCTCCTCATGAAAAACGGTATCATTATTTGCAACGTTTTTGGCGGAAACTTCCTCAATATGGGCAAATTACTATATTCGACCGTTCATGGTATGGGCGTGTATTAGTTGAACGTGTTGAAGGGTTCGCCACAAAGGAAGAGTGGACGAGGGCGTATGGTGAAATTAATGATTTCGAGAAGCTATTAACAGATGATCATTACATAATAGGAAAGTTTTTCTATCATATTAGTAAAGACGAACAGTTAAAGAGATTTACAGAAAGAGAGAACAACCCTCTTAAAAGGTGGAAGATTACAGACGAAGACTGGCGTAATCGTGAAAAATGGGATGAGTATGTCGAAGCAATGGAAGACATGTTTGAAAACACAAATAAGCCGAATGCGAAATGGCATATTATTGCGAGTAATGATAAATTATACGCTCGTTTGAAAACATTGAAAGTAATTATTTCATTAATTGAGGATTATTTCTTAGAACATAATATAGAATTACCTTCGTATTATTATGAAATAAAAGAAGGTAAGAAAAAGGAAACTGAATCTATGCAAGATGTAGGAGTTAAATAG
- a CDS encoding alpha/beta hydrolase has translation MKVLVSTGSSIFLQFLFFYIFISGILLEVNLWYAVVLYTSIVMLSLFLAIFSIISSIRKSSTAIFLTILVGVETSLFAILIIGFTVFAYFLPEAGIPPVISL, from the coding sequence TTGAAAGTACTAGTAAGCACGGGGAGTAGTATTTTTCTACAATTTTTATTTTTCTATATATTTATTTCGGGTATTTTACTGGAAGTTAACCTTTGGTATGCGGTAGTTTTATATACAAGCATTGTGATGCTAAGTCTATTTCTTGCGATATTTTCAATTATTAGCTCTATAAGGAAGAGTTCGACTGCTATCTTTCTTACAATACTGGTTGGAGTTGAAACGTCGTTATTTGCAATATTAATTATCGGCTTTACAGTGTTTGCTTATTTTTTACCGGAAGCAGGTATTCCACCGGTAATTAGTTTGTAG
- a CDS encoding MFS transporter encodes MQGEIPTEKNLSYVGKLLLPVKVSLHFKFLWIGQLLSTLGSSITMVILPVVVYSLTGSTVVMGMTMAMYMLPNILALPFAGLVVDRINRVKLMLFTDIIRCILMLLLATLIFMDVLTIPLLYVLVALYGLMEGIFQPAYSAVRAKVFVPEIRNAANALTQMSNQGIRLIGPALGGLIVSVTSAGIGFGLDAVTYLLSFVCLLFLKEIKFNKVQKFERNKVNYKQDFMEGILVLKSHPWLWITILVFSFVNICYAGIIVVLIPWLFNVHHHFEAYVYGLGMAASGAGAVIAALIFGGRQQWHKRGLLAYGGVLISGMALLIMPFVSWAPALIGLMAIEGFGIMIFGLIWETSLQELVPEEAFGRVASLDMLGSFALLPLGYVVVGWLATVIGGEITIITLAILVLITIGMALSVPSIRRFD; translated from the coding sequence ATGCAAGGAGAAATACCAACAGAGAAAAATTTAAGTTATGTCGGTAAATTGTTATTGCCAGTTAAAGTGTCACTACACTTTAAGTTTTTATGGATTGGGCAACTACTTTCAACTTTAGGTAGTTCGATCACGATGGTCATTCTCCCAGTCGTTGTGTATTCATTAACTGGTTCAACAGTTGTAATGGGAATGACTATGGCAATGTACATGCTTCCTAATATTCTTGCGTTACCGTTTGCTGGATTGGTCGTGGATCGAATTAACCGGGTGAAATTGATGTTATTTACAGATATAATCCGCTGCATATTAATGCTATTACTTGCAACACTTATATTTATGGACGTTTTAACGATTCCACTTTTATATGTACTTGTTGCATTATATGGACTTATGGAAGGTATATTTCAGCCGGCATATTCAGCTGTAAGAGCGAAGGTATTTGTACCGGAAATTCGAAATGCAGCTAACGCATTAACGCAAATGAGTAATCAGGGTATACGATTAATTGGACCGGCTCTTGGAGGGTTGATTGTTTCAGTTACATCCGCCGGAATTGGGTTTGGATTGGATGCAGTAACGTACTTGCTATCATTTGTATGTTTATTATTTTTAAAAGAAATAAAGTTTAATAAAGTACAGAAATTTGAAAGAAATAAAGTTAATTATAAACAAGATTTTATGGAAGGGATTCTTGTTCTAAAAAGCCATCCGTGGTTGTGGATTACTATTCTAGTCTTTTCTTTCGTTAATATTTGTTATGCAGGTATTATCGTTGTATTAATTCCATGGTTGTTTAATGTTCATCATCATTTTGAAGCTTACGTATATGGATTGGGTATGGCTGCTTCTGGTGCTGGAGCTGTAATTGCAGCGCTAATTTTTGGTGGGAGGCAGCAGTGGCATAAGAGAGGATTACTTGCATATGGCGGTGTGTTAATAAGTGGAATGGCACTGTTAATTATGCCTTTCGTTTCTTGGGCACCTGCCTTAATTGGATTAATGGCAATTGAAGGATTCGGTATTATGATATTTGGGCTCATTTGGGAAACAAGTTTACAAGAGCTTGTACCAGAAGAAGCATTTGGAAGAGTGGCAAGCCTTGATATGTTAGGTTCATTTGCTTTATTGCCATTAGGATATGTGGTTGTAGGCTGGTTAGCTACTGTAATAGGTGGAGAGATAACAATTATAACGCTAGCTATTTTAGTACTCATAACAATTGGAATGGCATTGTCTGTACCAAGTATTCGGCGGTTCGATTGA
- a CDS encoding PadR family transcriptional regulator, whose protein sequence is MKGRDVVLGLLMEKELSGYDIKILFEDVFTHFFDGSFGMIYPTLRQLEKEGKIKKEVVMQEGKPNKKMYFITDEGREEFYQYMQTDVEKDVLRSDFLMRMYFGNYSDDKAIKKWIEDEIERKEAYIADLRLKYEQWREGITFVEEISLDVGIASYSAQVETLKRKLEQLEAKENNKTEE, encoded by the coding sequence TTGAAGGGAAGAGATGTTGTTTTAGGTTTATTAATGGAAAAAGAATTGTCTGGTTATGATATTAAAATTTTGTTTGAAGATGTATTTACTCATTTTTTTGATGGAAGCTTTGGAATGATTTACCCAACTTTAAGACAATTAGAAAAAGAGGGGAAAATAAAAAAAGAGGTTGTTATGCAAGAAGGGAAACCGAATAAGAAAATGTACTTTATTACAGATGAAGGGCGTGAAGAGTTTTATCAATACATGCAAACGGATGTAGAGAAAGACGTTTTACGTTCAGATTTTTTAATGAGGATGTATTTTGGCAATTATAGTGATGATAAGGCGATAAAAAAATGGATTGAAGACGAAATTGAAAGGAAAGAAGCGTACATTGCAGATCTTCGTTTGAAATATGAACAATGGAGAGAAGGTATTACTTTCGTTGAAGAAATTTCGCTCGATGTAGGTATTGCATCATATAGTGCACAAGTAGAGACGTTGAAGAGGAAGTTAGAGCAGTTAGAAGCGAAAGAAAATAATAAAACAGAAGAATGA